The Methanoregula boonei 6A8 genome has a window encoding:
- a CDS encoding thiamine pyrophosphate-dependent enzyme, with protein MSFNEWLRQDKLPHIYCAGCGNGTIINCTLAAVDSMGWKKEDTVFVSGIGCSSRAPGYIVTDSLHTTHGRALAFATGVKMANPKLHVVVFTGDGDLAAIGGNHFIHACRRNIDLTVVCMNNQIYGMTGGQGSPTTPRGYLSTTTPYGSTETAFDLGELAIAAGANYVARWTSYHVKELERAVKIGLETPGFSFIEALVQCPTNFGRRNKFRQVADQIEYLRAHSLLKAKRDRMIEKGEIIPEDVFVVGELIRRNRPAMGIVPAEAKP; from the coding sequence ATGAGCTTCAATGAGTGGCTCCGGCAGGACAAGCTGCCGCACATCTACTGCGCCGGCTGCGGGAACGGCACGATCATCAACTGCACACTTGCGGCTGTGGATTCCATGGGCTGGAAAAAAGAGGATACCGTATTCGTCTCGGGGATCGGCTGCTCTTCCCGGGCCCCGGGCTATATTGTCACCGATTCTCTCCATACCACCCACGGGAGGGCGCTTGCTTTTGCCACCGGGGTCAAGATGGCAAACCCGAAGCTCCACGTAGTGGTCTTTACCGGAGACGGGGACCTTGCAGCCATCGGAGGTAACCATTTTATCCATGCCTGCCGCCGGAACATCGATCTCACAGTGGTCTGCATGAACAACCAGATCTACGGCATGACCGGCGGCCAGGGCAGCCCGACCACGCCACGCGGCTATCTCTCGACAACCACGCCGTATGGATCGACCGAGACGGCATTTGATCTCGGGGAGCTTGCCATCGCTGCCGGGGCAAACTATGTGGCCCGCTGGACCTCATACCACGTTAAGGAACTCGAACGGGCGGTAAAGATTGGCCTGGAGACCCCGGGATTCTCGTTTATCGAGGCACTGGTCCAGTGCCCCACCAACTTCGGGCGCCGGAACAAGTTCCGGCAGGTAGCCGACCAGATCGAGTACCTTAGGGCCCACTCGCTGTTAAAGGCAAAACGGGACCGGATGATCGAGAAGGGAGAGATTATCCCGGAGGATGTGTTTGTGGTCGGGGAACTTATACGGCGCAACCGCCCCGCCATGGGCATTGTCCCCGCGGAGGCAAAGCCATGA
- a CDS encoding 2-oxoacid:acceptor oxidoreductase subunit alpha, with protein MTPRLEFWQGNIASAEGALSAGCRFFGGYPITPSTEVAEHMAAKLPKKGGVFIQMEDEIASIASVIGASWTGARAMTATSGPGFSLMMENIGYAAMTETPCVIVNVQRGGPSTGQPTMAAQGDMMQCRFGSHGDYAVIALCPASVQEMYNLTAKAFNLADRYRVPVFLMADEVIGHMRERIIVPDAVEQTGRPAFVPGTPPFKPAAGSLIPGFPRFGNGYGTHVTGLTHDERGFPSATDPGLHAGLVKRLVEKIESATIELADFDIINPDAKQVFIAYGAPVRTVQQVLHDHPDKKIGFLRIRTVWPFPAHALAIFKNAQRFIVPELNLGQIAREIERHTCVPVVSVPKLGGELHSPKELFALVEAGA; from the coding sequence TTGACGCCGAGACTTGAATTCTGGCAGGGAAATATTGCATCCGCCGAGGGTGCACTTTCTGCAGGCTGCCGGTTTTTCGGGGGTTATCCCATCACCCCTTCGACAGAAGTAGCCGAGCATATGGCTGCAAAGCTCCCGAAAAAAGGCGGGGTCTTTATCCAGATGGAGGATGAGATAGCAAGCATCGCATCCGTTATCGGGGCTTCCTGGACCGGGGCACGGGCAATGACCGCGACGAGCGGGCCGGGTTTCTCCCTGATGATGGAGAACATCGGGTACGCGGCAATGACCGAAACTCCCTGCGTTATCGTCAACGTCCAGCGGGGCGGACCCTCAACCGGGCAACCCACCATGGCGGCACAGGGGGACATGATGCAGTGCCGGTTTGGTTCGCACGGGGATTATGCGGTGATCGCCCTTTGCCCGGCAAGCGTGCAGGAGATGTACAACCTTACGGCAAAGGCATTCAATCTTGCCGACCGGTACCGCGTACCGGTCTTTCTGATGGCCGACGAGGTGATCGGGCACATGCGGGAGCGCATCATTGTGCCGGATGCCGTGGAGCAGACCGGACGACCGGCATTTGTCCCCGGCACCCCACCCTTCAAACCAGCGGCAGGGAGCCTCATCCCGGGCTTCCCCCGGTTCGGGAACGGGTACGGGACGCACGTGACCGGGCTCACCCATGACGAACGGGGCTTCCCCAGCGCAACGGATCCCGGCCTCCATGCAGGACTGGTGAAACGGCTCGTTGAAAAGATAGAGTCGGCAACCATTGAGCTCGCGGATTTCGACATCATTAATCCCGATGCAAAACAGGTCTTTATTGCCTACGGCGCCCCGGTCCGCACCGTCCAGCAGGTGCTCCATGACCACCCGGACAAGAAGATCGGGTTTTTGCGGATCCGTACGGTCTGGCCTTTCCCGGCCCATGCACTCGCGATCTTCAAGAACGCACAGAGGTTCATCGTACCTGAACTCAATCTTGGCCAGATCGCCCGGGAGATAGAGAGACACACGTGCGTACCGGTAGTTTCCGTACCAAAACTGGGCGGGGAACTGCATTCACCAAAAGAGCTCTTTGCTCTCGTGGAGGCAGGCGCATGA
- a CDS encoding 4Fe-4S dicluster domain-containing protein gives MKLAIDETRCKGCNLCTKVCPYRIFKEGKNPNRRGIVVPELDRPERCTNCRLRHLYGRQLCGVCQLTCPDQAIHWMDEEPYELHKVAIEY, from the coding sequence ATGAAACTCGCCATAGACGAGACCCGGTGTAAGGGCTGCAATCTCTGTACAAAGGTCTGCCCGTACCGGATCTTCAAAGAGGGGAAAAACCCCAACCGGCGGGGGATCGTGGTGCCGGAACTGGACCGGCCCGAACGCTGCACCAACTGCCGTCTCCGCCACCTGTACGGGCGGCAGCTCTGCGGTGTCTGCCAGCTCACCTGCCCTGACCAGGCAATCCACTGGATGGATGAAGAGCCCTACGAACTCCACAAGGTGGCGATTGAATATTGA
- a CDS encoding FumA C-terminus/TtdB family hydratase beta subunit, which produces MSKKTLQLTTPLGDEVLSLMAGDRIELSGTVYTARDEAHLRMRKEGIPFDPKGAVIYHCGPVIKDNKIIAAGPTTSARMNSLSGFLLDAGVRGLIGKGGMDATVREQLRGRGVYFAFTGGCAALAASHMILKGVHFPDLGMAEAVWEIELDRLPLVVGIDAQGNDLFGKVREHAQHAAEMEKTRRSA; this is translated from the coding sequence GTGAGTAAAAAGACCCTGCAGCTTACCACCCCGCTCGGCGACGAAGTCCTCTCCCTAATGGCCGGCGACCGGATCGAGCTCTCGGGCACGGTTTATACCGCCCGTGACGAGGCACACCTTCGCATGAGAAAAGAGGGGATCCCGTTTGATCCCAAAGGAGCGGTGATCTACCATTGCGGCCCGGTAATAAAAGACAACAAAATCATTGCCGCCGGCCCGACCACATCAGCACGGATGAACTCCCTCTCCGGTTTCCTGCTCGATGCCGGGGTCCGTGGGCTGATCGGCAAGGGCGGGATGGATGCCACGGTACGAGAACAGCTCAGGGGCCGGGGCGTGTACTTTGCCTTTACCGGGGGCTGTGCCGCACTTGCCGCCTCCCACATGATACTCAAAGGAGTCCATTTCCCGGATCTCGGGATGGCAGAAGCCGTCTGGGAGATCGAGCTCGACCGCCTGCCTCTCGTAGTCGGGATCGATGCGCAGGGAAACGATCTCTTCGGGAAGGTACGGGAACATGCACAGCATGCTGCGGAAATGGAAAAGACCCGCCGTTCTGCATAA
- a CDS encoding fumarate hydratase, producing the protein MGDLKGALAAATCRAMREAVIYLPGDVKQALSRARDSETDAVALGEYENIIRNIEAAERLGVPLCQDTGVPIVYLTLPPRVPFSPTLFDAVAEGIRRATQEIPLRPNVVDPLTRRNSGDNTGAGMPAVHVQAGEHFTVTVLPKGAGAENVSRIAMLLPSQAEKIEEFVVGTMLAAEGRPCPPVVLGIGIGGTFDSAPALAKEALLQPIDMMDEFEQNLCDAVNRLGIGPMGLGGKTTALAVKVKTAACHTASLPVAVNVQCWANRHATVEVEW; encoded by the coding sequence ATGGGGGACCTGAAAGGGGCGCTTGCGGCTGCCACCTGCAGGGCCATGCGGGAGGCCGTCATTTACCTGCCCGGGGACGTAAAACAGGCACTTTCCAGGGCCCGTGACTCCGAAACCGATGCTGTAGCTTTGGGAGAATACGAAAACATAATACGAAATATCGAGGCTGCCGAACGACTGGGCGTGCCCCTCTGCCAGGATACCGGCGTACCAATAGTCTACCTTACTCTCCCCCCACGGGTACCTTTCTCGCCTACCCTCTTCGATGCGGTTGCCGAAGGGATCCGCCGGGCTACGCAGGAGATCCCGCTGCGCCCCAACGTGGTCGATCCCCTGACCCGGCGCAACTCCGGGGACAATACCGGCGCCGGGATGCCGGCGGTCCATGTGCAGGCCGGCGAACACTTTACCGTGACCGTACTTCCCAAAGGTGCCGGCGCAGAGAATGTCTCACGGATCGCGATGCTTCTCCCCTCGCAGGCCGAAAAGATCGAAGAATTCGTGGTCGGGACAATGCTTGCGGCCGAGGGCCGGCCCTGCCCACCGGTTGTACTCGGGATCGGGATCGGGGGGACATTTGATTCAGCTCCGGCACTTGCAAAGGAGGCGCTGCTCCAGCCCATCGACATGATGGACGAATTCGAACAGAATCTCTGCGATGCCGTGAACCGGCTGGGGATCGGCCCGATGGGGCTTGGCGGGAAAACCACAGCGCTCGCGGTCAAAGTAAAGACTGCCGCCTGCCATACTGCGTCGCTGCCGGTTGCCGTGAACGTGCAGTGCTGGGCAAACCGGCACGCAACCGTGGAGGTGGAGTGGTGA
- a CDS encoding 50S ribosomal protein L16, with protein sequence MVRKPGKMYRNLAKKAYTRREYMGGVPGNKIVQFEMGNLSQEFPTEIDLIVEETCQIRHSALEAARISVNRKLLKDVGRTNFHFKVRVFPHHVLRENKQATGAGADRVSEGMRLAFGKAVGTAARVEAGQLLFTVFTTAQYLDKVKAALRNGSHKLPTPSHLKVHTIKVSGRIVAAPKIAGDKIAAPVKVETEAAAEPAAEPAAKGAKGAEHKGGKGAEPAKAEPGAKGADAAKGGKAAPAKGGKDKK encoded by the coding sequence ATGGTAAGAAAACCGGGGAAGATGTACCGGAACCTTGCAAAGAAGGCCTACACTCGGCGCGAGTACATGGGCGGGGTTCCCGGCAACAAGATTGTACAGTTCGAGATGGGGAACCTCTCCCAGGAGTTCCCGACCGAGATTGACCTGATCGTTGAAGAGACCTGCCAGATCCGGCACAGCGCCCTTGAGGCCGCCCGTATCTCGGTCAACAGGAAGCTCTTAAAGGATGTTGGCAGAACAAACTTCCACTTCAAGGTTCGCGTCTTCCCGCACCACGTGCTCCGGGAGAACAAACAGGCAACCGGCGCAGGTGCAGACCGTGTGTCGGAAGGCATGCGGCTTGCATTCGGAAAAGCCGTGGGAACTGCAGCCCGTGTCGAAGCAGGCCAGCTCCTCTTTACCGTCTTTACCACGGCCCAGTACCTCGACAAGGTCAAGGCGGCGTTAAGGAACGGCTCCCATAAGCTTCCGACCCCGTCCCACCTTAAGGTCCACACGATCAAGGTCAGCGGCAGGATCGTTGCAGCACCCAAGATCGCCGGCGATAAGATCGCGGCACCGGTCAAGGTTGAGACCGAGGCAGCGGCAGAACCGGCAGCAGAACCGGCAGCAAAGGGCGCGAAGGGTGCAGAGCACAAGGGTGGCAAGGGTGCCGAACCCGCGAAAGCCGAGCCTGGAGCAAAGGGAGCAGATGCCGCAAAAGGCGGAAAGGCTGCCCCGGCAAAGGGCGGCAAGGACAAGAAATAA
- a CDS encoding ABC transporter ATP-binding protein: protein MTLEIKNISRTFVSEDHQTMEALSDISLAVGNEEFICILGPSGCGKTTLLRIIAGLESASSGSILLDGAAITRPSPKMAMIFQEYSLYPWRTVEENVTLGMELRGIKKIDRSTAAEKYLDLVGLSGFGKRHPHELSGGMRQRVAVARALAIEPSILLMDEPFGALDAQTRNRMQHELLRIWEKTKKTILFVTHSVDEAVFLADRIVVLTHRPGRIKEIVPIPGPHPRDRTGEEFGQIRRHLLDMIREESDPIQ, encoded by the coding sequence ATGACGCTTGAGATTAAAAACATCTCACGGACGTTTGTTTCTGAAGACCACCAGACCATGGAGGCACTCTCGGACATCTCCCTTGCGGTAGGTAACGAGGAGTTCATCTGCATTCTTGGGCCCTCAGGGTGCGGCAAAACCACCCTGCTCCGGATTATTGCCGGCCTCGAATCCGCTTCCTCCGGCTCGATACTGCTTGATGGGGCAGCAATCACCCGCCCCAGCCCGAAAATGGCTATGATCTTCCAGGAATATTCCCTCTACCCGTGGCGGACCGTTGAAGAGAACGTGACGCTCGGCATGGAACTCCGGGGGATAAAAAAGATCGACCGGAGTACGGCAGCTGAGAAGTACCTCGACCTGGTGGGACTTTCGGGATTTGGGAAGCGGCACCCGCACGAGCTCTCCGGGGGCATGCGCCAGAGAGTGGCCGTGGCACGGGCGCTTGCCATCGAGCCCTCCATCCTCCTCATGGATGAGCCGTTCGGAGCGCTTGATGCCCAGACCCGTAACCGGATGCAACACGAGCTGCTCCGGATCTGGGAGAAGACAAAAAAGACGATCCTCTTTGTCACCCACAGCGTTGACGAAGCGGTCTTCCTTGCCGACCGGATTGTGGTCCTTACCCACCGCCCGGGCCGGATCAAGGAGATCGTGCCCATCCCGGGCCCTCATCCACGCGATCGGACAGGAGAAGAGTTCGGCCAGATCCGGCGCCACCTGCTCGATATGATCCGCGAAGAATCGGATCCTATCCAGTAA
- a CDS encoding ABC transporter permease: MTRRLGLVLPILLIIGWEVAATIVNNPFFLPKLETVIPVLLSPFSDILGTGSLVDNALVSIERVVLGFALAAAVAIPLGIGMGRFAVLNDFFDTTIELLRPVPPLAWVPLALAWFKIGIVSIVFIIFIGAVFPILLNTVDGVRGVKNTWIEVCTTLGASERQILTKVILPGAAPTIWTGLRVGFGISWMCVVAAEILPGPTSGLGYLIMYAYNLGQINVIIAGIIVIGLIGLVIDQGFRAVEKRWFGWRGLER; encoded by the coding sequence ATGACACGGCGCCTTGGACTGGTATTGCCGATCCTCCTCATCATCGGGTGGGAGGTTGCGGCTACCATCGTCAACAACCCTTTTTTTCTGCCCAAACTTGAAACAGTTATCCCGGTGCTGCTCTCCCCGTTCTCGGATATCCTGGGTACGGGCAGCCTCGTGGACAATGCGCTGGTAAGCATCGAAAGGGTAGTGCTTGGGTTTGCGCTTGCCGCGGCCGTTGCCATTCCTCTGGGGATCGGGATGGGCAGATTTGCCGTGCTCAATGACTTTTTCGACACCACTATTGAGCTCCTCCGCCCGGTGCCTCCCCTCGCCTGGGTGCCGCTTGCTCTTGCATGGTTCAAGATCGGGATCGTCTCGATCGTGTTTATCATCTTTATCGGGGCTGTGTTCCCGATCCTGCTCAACACGGTTGACGGGGTGCGTGGGGTAAAGAACACCTGGATCGAAGTATGTACTACGCTTGGGGCAAGCGAACGCCAGATCCTCACAAAAGTCATCCTGCCAGGCGCCGCTCCAACAATCTGGACCGGCCTCCGTGTGGGTTTTGGGATCTCGTGGATGTGCGTGGTTGCCGCAGAGATCCTGCCTGGCCCGACATCAGGGCTTGGTTACCTGATCATGTACGCCTATAACCTCGGCCAGATCAACGTGATTATCGCCGGCATCATCGTGATCGGCCTTATCGGCCTTGTCATCGACCAAGGGTTCAGGGCGGTGGAAAAACGCTGGTTCGGGTGGAGGGGGCTTGAGCGATGA
- a CDS encoding ABC transporter substrate-binding protein, whose translation MKAVKISAIALLALALVLVLFTAGCTQSAGTTSGSTTAGSSTGTTTTSSNGSVGILETAGVGPMPSLLATGQVDGYIAWQPVVEAGVESDIGHVAVYSKDLPPAGEWNNHPQNVFVVRKDFYAQNPDFVNDFSALNLAATQYINDHPNETAALDADWLAGKQNFTYGNVSVSSVTAVSNSLPTIAFTNNPSDAWKASTGNFVQALIQLGTVKGFVANSTNQDAVLYNFQPYTSATSILASKNVPTPAPIQNTVGVGYLNAVDHSALFVAVKNWQYFNDTYGIALKPEDLTKAKPDVADFMVNGQKIATVNLVPANAGPNLMQLAATNSIQMSYVGVPPAINAIDQGTPITIAYPIDNLGTGLVVENGAPAQDWQSFAAWAKARSDAGKPLVIAAPGKGSIQDVMIRAALQSSGITVTEVKV comes from the coding sequence ATGAAAGCTGTAAAGATTTCTGCAATCGCACTCCTGGCGCTTGCCCTTGTCCTTGTGCTGTTCACCGCCGGCTGCACGCAGTCTGCGGGTACCACCTCAGGGAGCACCACTGCCGGTTCCTCAACCGGTACCACGACCACATCGTCCAATGGATCTGTCGGGATTCTCGAAACCGCGGGAGTCGGCCCGATGCCCTCGCTTCTTGCCACCGGTCAGGTTGACGGGTACATTGCCTGGCAGCCGGTTGTCGAAGCCGGTGTGGAAAGCGATATAGGCCATGTTGCAGTCTATTCCAAGGACCTCCCGCCTGCAGGCGAGTGGAACAACCACCCGCAGAACGTCTTTGTGGTAAGAAAGGACTTCTACGCCCAGAACCCGGACTTTGTCAATGACTTCTCTGCGCTCAACCTTGCAGCAACGCAGTACATCAATGATCACCCGAATGAAACGGCCGCACTCGATGCTGACTGGCTGGCCGGCAAGCAGAACTTCACCTACGGGAATGTAAGTGTCTCATCGGTAACTGCAGTCAGCAACTCCCTGCCCACCATCGCATTCACGAACAATCCGTCAGATGCCTGGAAGGCCAGTACCGGAAATTTCGTGCAGGCACTTATCCAGCTCGGAACAGTCAAAGGCTTTGTTGCGAACAGTACGAACCAGGATGCAGTTCTCTACAACTTCCAGCCGTACACCAGCGCAACATCTATCCTTGCTTCAAAGAACGTGCCCACACCTGCACCCATCCAGAACACGGTAGGGGTCGGGTACCTCAATGCCGTTGATCACTCGGCACTCTTTGTTGCGGTCAAGAACTGGCAGTACTTCAATGACACCTATGGTATTGCCCTTAAACCCGAAGATCTCACCAAGGCAAAGCCGGATGTAGCTGACTTCATGGTAAACGGCCAGAAAATTGCCACCGTCAACCTGGTACCGGCAAATGCCGGGCCAAACCTGATGCAGCTCGCGGCAACCAACTCAATTCAGATGTCTTATGTCGGAGTTCCGCCGGCAATCAACGCGATCGACCAGGGTACCCCTATCACCATCGCCTACCCGATCGATAACCTCGGTACCGGCCTTGTGGTGGAAAATGGCGCACCCGCACAGGACTGGCAGAGCTTTGCCGCATGGGCAAAGGCGCGCTCGGATGCAGGAAAGCCGCTCGTGATTGCAGCGCCCGGAAAAGGCTCCATCCAGGATGTTATGATCCGCGCTGCCCTGCAGAGCAGCGGTATTACCGTAACTGAAGTGAAGGTTTGA
- a CDS encoding helix-turn-helix domain-containing protein has protein sequence MAYADPVDRLMRAALTSDEAFVATLNDLMENDLRISVRDLSEHCGIAQSSLYKIINGKRSPNLSTLREIVKALRQFYHAGDEKFIGLIAARPVLESVEERLADVDGRPLKVREYPVYTMEDAIVAAVRAEREGAIAIVCAPIVSSIIEQLVHVPVTTIIPRESVQRAIELAARKAWI, from the coding sequence ATGGCATATGCGGACCCGGTTGACCGGCTTATGCGCGCAGCGCTCACCTCCGATGAGGCATTCGTGGCTACCTTAAACGATCTCATGGAAAACGACCTGCGCATCAGCGTCCGCGATCTCTCAGAGCACTGCGGAATCGCCCAGAGCTCGCTGTATAAGATCATCAACGGGAAACGTTCACCCAATCTATCCACTCTCCGGGAGATTGTAAAAGCCCTGCGGCAGTTCTACCACGCAGGGGATGAGAAGTTCATCGGCCTGATCGCGGCCCGGCCGGTGCTCGAGAGCGTGGAAGAGCGGCTCGCGGATGTGGATGGCCGCCCCCTCAAGGTGCGGGAGTACCCGGTGTACACCATGGAGGATGCCATTGTGGCTGCAGTCCGGGCCGAGCGGGAAGGGGCGATTGCAATCGTCTGCGCCCCGATTGTCTCAAGCATCATCGAGCAGCTGGTCCATGTGCCGGTAACTACCATCATCCCGCGTGAATCGGTCCAGCGGGCGATTGAACTTGCGGCCCGGAAGGCGTGGATTTAA
- the argH gene encoding argininosuccinate lyase, producing the protein MRTDVVRLGRLSGERTGEMMRFLSSMRSDRCIADADVLVDIAHVLMLERQKIISTDTAKQLLPALLELNSEGVPEEVFDDRFEDVHAGIETLLIGAVGADVGGRMHMGRSRNDEVATCIRFKLREDLLKQLAALLKVREVLVTLAEQHRESVMPGFTHMQHAQPTTLAHHLLAYEQQFTRDFDRLRDAYARVNLCPLGAAAFASTGYPIDREYTAKLLAFDGPVVNTMDAVATRDFALETLADLSILMANVSRLCEEMVIWSTSFVKFVVLDDAFCSTSSIMPQKKNPDTAEIMRAKTGSVFGAYTGALMTVKGLPMSYNRDLQELTPNIWRGMRDAKESLRLLIDMLSSATFDTERMKEEAGKGFSTATELADTLVRDYGLPFRMAHNIVGRAVQKGSLSLEMLEAAAKELDVGISFTAKGLTQDQIDKALDVTHSVEVRRATGGPAPFATKIAIADRKKLLDTDSVFIDERLAKIAKAKEDLISDARRLVA; encoded by the coding sequence ATGCGGACCGATGTTGTGAGACTGGGACGCCTTTCGGGCGAGAGGACGGGAGAAATGATGCGCTTCCTCTCATCGATGCGATCCGACCGCTGTATTGCCGATGCTGATGTGCTGGTGGATATCGCCCACGTGCTGATGCTTGAACGCCAGAAGATCATCAGCACCGATACGGCAAAGCAGCTCCTGCCGGCGCTCCTGGAACTCAACAGCGAAGGTGTTCCCGAAGAGGTCTTTGACGACCGGTTCGAGGATGTCCACGCAGGGATTGAGACCCTGCTTATCGGGGCTGTGGGCGCCGATGTCGGTGGCCGCATGCACATGGGGCGGTCGCGGAACGACGAGGTGGCAACCTGCATACGGTTCAAGCTCCGGGAAGACCTGCTCAAGCAACTGGCTGCACTTCTCAAGGTCCGCGAGGTGCTGGTTACCCTTGCCGAGCAGCACCGGGAATCGGTCATGCCCGGTTTTACCCACATGCAGCATGCCCAGCCCACCACCCTTGCCCATCATCTCCTTGCCTATGAGCAGCAGTTCACCCGGGACTTTGACCGGCTCCGCGATGCCTATGCCCGGGTCAACCTCTGCCCGCTCGGCGCTGCTGCATTTGCCTCCACCGGCTACCCCATCGATCGCGAGTATACTGCAAAACTGCTCGCATTCGATGGCCCTGTTGTGAACACAATGGATGCGGTCGCCACCCGTGACTTTGCCCTTGAAACCCTTGCCGATCTCTCCATTCTCATGGCGAACGTGAGCCGGCTCTGCGAGGAAATGGTTATCTGGAGTACCTCGTTTGTGAAATTTGTGGTGCTCGATGACGCGTTCTGCTCGACCTCGTCGATCATGCCACAGAAGAAGAACCCGGACACCGCCGAGATCATGCGGGCAAAGACCGGCTCGGTCTTTGGGGCTTACACGGGAGCGCTCATGACGGTTAAGGGCCTGCCCATGAGCTACAACCGCGACCTCCAGGAGCTCACCCCCAATATCTGGCGCGGGATGCGGGACGCAAAAGAGAGCCTGCGCCTCCTCATCGACATGCTTTCGAGCGCCACGTTCGACACCGAGCGGATGAAGGAAGAGGCCGGCAAAGGTTTCTCCACCGCAACAGAACTTGCCGACACCCTCGTTCGGGACTACGGCCTGCCTTTCCGCATGGCCCACAATATCGTGGGCCGGGCCGTCCAGAAGGGGAGCCTCTCCTTAGAGATGCTTGAAGCCGCGGCAAAGGAGCTTGATGTCGGGATCTCCTTTACCGCAAAAGGGCTTACGCAGGACCAGATTGACAAGGCACTCGATGTGACGCACTCGGTGGAAGTCCGGCGGGCGACCGGTGGGCCGGCTCCCTTTGCAACAAAGATTGCCATCGCAGACCGGAAGAAACTGCTCGATACCGATTCGGTATTCATTGACGAGCGACTGGCAAAGATCGCAAAGGCCAAAGAGGACCTGATATCAGATGCACGGAGGCTGGTAGCATAA
- the gatD gene encoding Glu-tRNA(Gln) amidotransferase subunit GatD, whose protein sequence is MTGSFSSGDHVTCTYGNKTLSGTYITDRDGMAVVKLASGYNIGVEKACCTLVSPAPASTPRSAPIKQDPKLPELAIISTGGTIASRIDYRTGAVTSQFDADDILTAIPALAEIGRYRTKVLYTILSENMTPAIWQELARAIHDEIKHGVTGVIVTHGTDTMAYSAAAVSFMLDTPVPVVFVGSQRSADRPSSDNAMNGVCAALAAESDLGEVAVVMHATTNDDACAIHRGTRVRKMHTSRRDAFQSIGIPPVGTVDYASRTVTLTGDAVKRGTHKLALHDQLEPHCGLIQFYPGMSPDLLKAYEGYKGLILSGTGLGHVSTAMIPQIKNLVAGGTQVVMTSQCMHGRVCDRVYDTGRDLLAAGVIEGGDMLPEVALVKQMWVLGNEKDPAKAATMMATDLKGECMRRSAHGL, encoded by the coding sequence ATAACCGGATCCTTTTCCTCAGGCGACCATGTCACCTGCACGTATGGCAACAAGACCCTTTCCGGGACTTACATCACCGACCGCGATGGCATGGCCGTGGTCAAACTCGCGAGCGGCTACAATATCGGGGTGGAAAAAGCGTGCTGCACGCTCGTTTCCCCGGCGCCGGCATCCACGCCCCGTTCGGCGCCCATAAAGCAGGACCCAAAACTCCCGGAGCTTGCCATCATTTCCACCGGTGGGACGATCGCAAGCCGGATCGATTACCGCACCGGTGCGGTCACGAGCCAGTTCGATGCGGATGATATCCTGACCGCGATCCCGGCGCTTGCCGAGATTGGGCGGTACCGCACGAAGGTGCTATACACCATCCTCTCCGAGAACATGACCCCTGCCATCTGGCAGGAGCTGGCCCGGGCGATCCACGATGAGATCAAACACGGCGTCACGGGCGTGATCGTCACCCACGGCACGGATACGATGGCCTACAGTGCGGCAGCGGTCAGTTTCATGCTTGACACACCGGTGCCGGTGGTCTTTGTCGGGTCGCAGCGCTCGGCCGACCGGCCATCGAGCGACAACGCGATGAATGGGGTCTGTGCAGCGCTTGCCGCAGAGAGCGATCTCGGGGAAGTTGCAGTTGTCATGCACGCGACCACAAACGATGATGCATGTGCCATCCACCGGGGCACGAGGGTGCGCAAAATGCACACCTCCCGGCGCGACGCGTTCCAGAGCATCGGGATCCCCCCGGTTGGAACGGTGGATTATGCGTCCCGCACGGTCACCCTCACCGGTGACGCGGTGAAGCGGGGCACGCACAAACTTGCCCTGCATGACCAGCTCGAACCGCACTGCGGGCTTATCCAGTTCTATCCCGGCATGTCCCCCGACCTCCTGAAGGCGTACGAAGGGTACAAGGGGCTTATCCTCTCCGGCACCGGCCTCGGGCACGTGAGCACCGCGATGATCCCGCAGATCAAAAACCTTGTCGCGGGCGGCACGCAGGTGGTCATGACTTCGCAGTGCATGCATGGCCGGGTCTGCGACCGGGTGTACGACACGGGCCGTGACCTCCTTGCGGCGGGCGTGATCGAGGGCGGCGATATGCTTCCTGAGGTGGCGCTCGTCAAACAGATGTGGGTGCTCGGGAACGAAAAGGACCCGGCAAAGGCGGCGACAATGATGGCCACCGATCTCAAAGGCGAGTGCATGAGGAGGAGCGCCCATGGATTATAA